From a region of the Vagococcus coleopterorum genome:
- a CDS encoding AAA family ATPase, giving the protein MKNKLHDISEKKIKGDRIGIFFGTVSPLHQGHYSEIVRAKRENDGCVVIVSGYTGDRGENAGMNLTQRGRSTREIFSEDDNVSVSYVNEDHIPAMPHGWEPWLDLVLTEVKKLTVNPNAKYVWYTGEKEYQEKLNELRPQDEVVLVDRQILPISGTAIRENPLKHWNYILPPFRKYFSKNYLVIGSPSTGKTSLIRDLGRRFNAPFTYEAARTYEPLFNVRDNELLVQDLLGMGLAQFELNRSAIREMGNPGLVFFDTDISTTEVYTQMYAAADYESVRQTFEIHAKRQKFEKIFVIPPITEYVDDGFRDMTTANDDERWEMHNAFMAIIKKYGWEDKVVLLDEPSYMGRYNQACDVVCSMLDSHK; this is encoded by the coding sequence ATGAAGAATAAATTACATGATATCAGTGAAAAGAAAATCAAAGGTGATCGTATTGGTATTTTCTTTGGGACGGTAAGTCCGTTGCATCAAGGTCACTATTCGGAGATTGTCCGTGCTAAACGAGAAAATGATGGATGTGTTGTCATTGTTAGTGGTTATACGGGTGATCGTGGTGAAAATGCCGGGATGAACCTGACTCAAAGAGGGCGAAGTACCCGTGAGATTTTTTCAGAAGATGATAACGTGTCAGTTAGTTATGTTAATGAGGATCACATTCCAGCTATGCCACATGGTTGGGAACCATGGTTAGACTTAGTTTTAACAGAGGTTAAAAAATTGACGGTCAATCCTAATGCTAAATACGTTTGGTATACAGGGGAAAAAGAATATCAAGAAAAGTTAAATGAATTGAGACCACAAGATGAGGTTGTTTTAGTTGATCGACAAATTTTGCCAATTAGCGGAACGGCCATCAGAGAAAATCCATTAAAACATTGGAACTATATCTTGCCACCTTTTAGGAAGTATTTTTCTAAAAATTATTTAGTCATTGGTAGTCCGTCTACGGGTAAAACGTCGTTAATTCGTGATTTGGGACGTCGCTTTAATGCGCCCTTCACGTATGAAGCTGCGAGAACTTACGAACCATTGTTTAATGTGCGTGATAATGAATTACTAGTTCAAGATTTATTAGGTATGGGGTTAGCTCAATTCGAGTTAAATCGTAGTGCCATTCGTGAGATGGGAAATCCGGGCTTAGTCTTTTTTGATACGGATATTTCAACGACTGAAGTTTATACACAAATGTATGCTGCGGCAGACTATGAAAGTGTTCGTCAGACATTTGAAATTCACGCTAAACGCCAGAAATTCGAAAAGATTTTCGTGATTCCACCAATTACAGAGTACGTCGATGACGGATTCCGTGATATGACGACAGCTAACGATGATGAGCGTTGGGAGATGCACAATGCTTTTATGGCTATTATCAAAAAATACGGTTGGGAAGACAAGGTTGTCTTACTTGATGAACCGAGTTATATGGGTCGTTATAATCAAGCATGTGATGTTGTTTGTAGCATGTTAGATTCACATAAATAA
- the pnuC gene encoding nicotinamide riboside transporter PnuC, with the protein MEKFKLMFKNLKGMFMNDKNQYQAGKFIKGEVSGIKGWEWVYLLGLLAIQVATFFFTKEVDNSTMGMLTAIANIFCVFLVAKGKMSNYLFGIFYAGFYFIISMQHFVLGEAALATFYFVMQFVGLYTWSLNMHEVTGDESEVVESKTLDAKGWFVTLASTAILYTIIVMLLIAFKSNSPMQDALTTSVSIIAQILMTKRFAEQWIMWIVVNVLQLWLWIKVGDAAMIAMTVAILINSTYGYINWLAMNREQKRTA; encoded by the coding sequence ATGGAAAAATTTAAGTTGATGTTTAAAAATTTAAAAGGTATGTTTATGAATGATAAAAACCAGTATCAAGCTGGAAAGTTTATCAAAGGTGAAGTTTCAGGTATTAAAGGTTGGGAATGGGTTTATTTATTGGGATTGTTAGCAATCCAAGTAGCTACGTTCTTCTTTACTAAAGAAGTTGATAATTCAACAATGGGGATGTTAACAGCGATTGCCAATATCTTTTGTGTCTTCTTAGTTGCGAAAGGGAAAATGAGTAACTACTTGTTTGGTATTTTCTACGCTGGCTTCTACTTTATTATTTCAATGCAGCATTTTGTGTTAGGTGAAGCGGCATTAGCGACGTTTTACTTTGTGATGCAGTTTGTTGGCTTGTATACATGGTCATTGAATATGCATGAAGTGACAGGTGATGAATCTGAAGTCGTAGAAAGTAAAACGCTAGATGCAAAAGGTTGGTTTGTGACGTTGGCAAGTACGGCTATTTTGTATACGATTATTGTCATGTTATTGATTGCATTCAAGAGCAACTCACCAATGCAAGATGCCTTGACAACATCTGTCAGCATCATTGCTCAGATTTTAATGACGAAACGTTTTGCGGAACAATGGATTATGTGGATTGTCGTTAATGTCTTACAATTATGGTTGTGGATCAAAGTTGGAGATGCCGCGATGATTGCAATGACTGTTGCAATTTTAATTAATAGTACGTATGGCTATATTAATTGGTTAGCAATGAACAGAGAACAAAAAAGAACTGCTTAA
- a CDS encoding carboxymuconolactone decarboxylase family protein, whose protein sequence is MKDYTEDYAQLAGNGKLMKEFCGDVSHGFTTLHGAAVKDQALDKKQKEFIALGIAIAVRCEGCILAHVKTCLSLGVTMEEIASVVDVAVLMGGGPSTVYGGKALEIAKYLMEKE, encoded by the coding sequence ATGAAAGATTATACAGAAGATTATGCTCAATTAGCAGGTAACGGTAAATTGATGAAAGAATTTTGTGGTGATGTTTCTCATGGTTTCACAACATTACACGGAGCGGCAGTGAAAGATCAAGCCTTAGATAAAAAACAAAAAGAATTTATTGCTCTTGGAATTGCGATTGCAGTTCGTTGCGAAGGTTGTATTCTAGCTCACGTTAAAACATGTTTGTCATTAGGTGTGACAATGGAAGAAATTGCTTCAGTAGTTGATGTCGCTGTGCTAATGGGAGGCGGACCATCTACAGTATATGGTGGTAAAGCGCTTGAAATTGCAAAATACCTAATGGAAAAAGAATAG
- a CDS encoding MFS transporter: MTKKQMSTLFLLFLGYSIVYLDKQSMAFSLIPFTDLYGFTETQKGAIVSMFYLGIGLMQIPIGFLLNKLNTKWVIVTSLVIIGVTAIIFSSLSGSLFLFIAVRFISGMFGHTAYPPAATLAVNKVMPEDKKSFAQSILLSSLGVAALAGPVLFASLAETNWRAIYWIVAFFALVAAVGFTFLMPNIESAKVDETEPDLPIRQILNNPNLWIMSAGAACVNFIVIGAANLMPTYLSVNKGLEMSSLGIVAAAAGIFLLIGGIGSSFVINKWFKGKEGHFVGLSMIAGVAIICLMPLIPAGNDGKLGLFLIMSAGNLLTNAAFTVLYSMPLAMFKGKAFSPSFGVFSLGGIFGCVTPSVIIGAILDATGMDYKWMFIAFVVCAVILYILMMSLRDHRIEGGVKADYRKRDVVHVVNKYHLR; the protein is encoded by the coding sequence GTGACTAAGAAACAAATGAGTACTTTATTCTTGTTATTTTTAGGGTATAGTATTGTTTATTTAGATAAACAATCAATGGCCTTTTCATTAATTCCCTTTACAGATTTGTATGGGTTCACCGAAACACAAAAAGGGGCAATTGTGAGTATGTTCTATCTTGGGATAGGCTTGATGCAAATTCCAATCGGCTTTTTATTAAACAAATTGAATACGAAGTGGGTAATTGTTACTTCGTTAGTAATTATTGGTGTAACAGCAATTATTTTCAGTAGTTTGTCGGGATCATTGTTCTTATTTATCGCTGTCCGTTTTATTTCTGGCATGTTTGGTCATACAGCTTATCCGCCAGCTGCGACGTTAGCAGTGAATAAAGTGATGCCAGAGGATAAGAAAAGCTTTGCGCAATCCATTTTATTATCTTCATTAGGTGTGGCTGCTTTGGCAGGTCCAGTTTTATTTGCTTCGTTAGCAGAAACTAACTGGCGCGCGATTTATTGGATTGTCGCATTTTTTGCACTAGTTGCGGCAGTAGGATTTACATTCTTAATGCCGAATATCGAATCAGCTAAAGTTGATGAAACGGAACCGGATTTACCAATTCGTCAGATCCTAAACAATCCTAATCTATGGATCATGTCAGCTGGGGCTGCCTGTGTCAATTTTATTGTCATCGGTGCTGCGAATTTAATGCCAACATACTTAAGTGTGAACAAGGGACTTGAAATGAGCTCGTTAGGTATTGTTGCTGCTGCAGCGGGAATCTTCTTGTTGATTGGTGGAATCGGGAGTTCGTTTGTTATAAATAAATGGTTTAAAGGAAAAGAAGGACACTTTGTAGGTCTAAGTATGATCGCTGGTGTGGCTATAATTTGTTTAATGCCTTTGATCCCTGCAGGAAATGATGGTAAGCTAGGCTTATTCTTGATTATGTCGGCAGGTAATTTGTTAACAAATGCGGCATTTACAGTATTGTATAGTATGCCGTTAGCAATGTTTAAAGGGAAAGCTTTTTCTCCATCTTTTGGTGTTTTCTCTTTAGGAGGGATTTTCGGTTGTGTCACGCCTTCGGTTATTATCGGAGCGATTTTGGATGCTACAGGTATGGATTATAAATGGATGTTCATCGCGTTTGTTGTTTGTGCGGTTATCCTTTACATTTTAATGATGTCATTACGTGATCATCGTATTGAAGGTGGCGTCAAAGCAGATTATCGTAAACGTGACGTTGTTCATGTTGTGAATAAGTATCACCTACGTTAA
- a CDS encoding permease: MTLPNSILQMSTIFISIIIEAIPFVLFGCLVTGFLQSFLNAEKVSRIIPKNKVLAIISGMTLGFFFPSCECGIVPVVKELVRKGVPSYTAIAFMVTAPIINPVVLFSTYIAFNNLAYPVFLRVIGSLIVGLVVGLWLAYKYKDDILLVEVDGCDTCGVTKTPTRFAEKVYHALTHSVDEFFDTGRYLVIGALLASAMQIFLQTSWLYPLAKNPITAVLAMLLLAFVLSLCSEADAFIGATMVSLFGLGPVIAFLVLGSMVDIKNLLMMKRHFKTEFIWKLIVIIVVIVFIYGLII; this comes from the coding sequence ATGACATTGCCGAATTCTATTTTACAAATGAGTACGATATTTATTTCTATTATTATAGAAGCAATTCCATTTGTTTTGTTTGGATGTCTGGTGACAGGTTTCCTCCAAAGTTTTTTAAATGCTGAAAAAGTGAGTCGGATTATTCCCAAAAATAAAGTGCTTGCGATTATCTCTGGAATGACATTGGGGTTCTTCTTTCCCTCTTGTGAGTGTGGGATTGTGCCAGTTGTTAAGGAGCTAGTTCGAAAAGGCGTTCCTAGTTATACAGCGATTGCGTTTATGGTGACAGCACCGATAATTAACCCGGTTGTTTTATTTTCAACGTACATAGCGTTCAATAATTTGGCGTATCCAGTATTTTTACGGGTGATAGGAAGTTTGATAGTCGGTTTAGTCGTCGGGCTGTGGTTGGCTTATAAATATAAAGATGATATTTTGTTGGTTGAAGTTGATGGATGTGATACCTGTGGCGTTACAAAAACACCAACAAGATTCGCAGAGAAAGTCTATCATGCGTTAACTCACAGTGTCGATGAGTTTTTTGATACAGGTCGTTACTTGGTGATTGGCGCGCTATTAGCGTCAGCTATGCAAATATTTTTACAAACGTCATGGCTATATCCGTTAGCCAAAAATCCGATAACAGCTGTGTTAGCGATGTTGCTGTTAGCGTTTGTGTTATCGCTTTGTTCAGAAGCGGATGCTTTCATCGGGGCTACGATGGTTAGTTTGTTTGGGCTAGGACCGGTCATTGCCTTTTTAGTATTAGGTTCAATGGTTGATATTAAGAACTTGCTGATGATGAAGCGTCACTTTAAAACAGAGTTTATCTGGAAGTTGATTGTGATAATTGTTGTGATTGTATTCATTTACGGTTTGATTATATAA
- a CDS encoding TIGR03943 family putative permease subunit produces MMTRIIILAGYFVMMSYLFVTNKLNQYINPRYQYLIIMTLVLALILTLVELFKWAKEDSVENDGLHEHENCGHNHGGTSPLGKAMSTVLLILPIIVVLFFPSVSLDASVVTSKGFNFPVSKDSTSFGDIEQQYLKPNTHIFFNDEDYEAMMKKDFEELGDLTEVVLNEDNYLQVMELIYNYPQAFAGKPIKLNGFMYNEPKTGKQFLFRFGVLHCVADSGVYGLLLDSESDLVYPDNQWLSIEGVIDSQYYEPFGQTLPTVKVEKTTKISPPKNEYVYRLF; encoded by the coding sequence ATGATGACAAGAATTATTATATTAGCAGGCTACTTTGTGATGATGAGCTATTTGTTTGTCACTAATAAATTAAATCAATATATTAATCCTCGTTATCAATATCTAATCATTATGACGTTAGTTTTAGCATTGATATTAACTTTAGTCGAATTGTTTAAGTGGGCGAAAGAGGATTCTGTTGAAAACGACGGGCTCCACGAACATGAGAACTGCGGGCATAATCACGGTGGGACATCTCCGTTAGGGAAAGCAATGTCGACGGTACTTTTGATTTTACCGATTATTGTTGTTTTGTTTTTCCCGTCAGTTAGTCTAGATGCTAGTGTCGTGACCTCGAAAGGGTTTAATTTTCCGGTCAGTAAAGATAGCACGAGTTTTGGTGATATTGAGCAGCAGTACTTGAAACCAAATACTCATATCTTTTTTAATGATGAAGACTATGAAGCGATGATGAAAAAAGATTTTGAAGAGCTAGGAGATCTAACTGAAGTAGTCCTAAATGAGGATAATTATTTACAAGTGATGGAATTAATTTATAATTATCCACAAGCGTTTGCAGGTAAACCGATTAAACTAAATGGCTTTATGTATAATGAACCAAAAACAGGTAAACAATTTCTTTTTCGTTTTGGCGTCCTTCATTGTGTAGCTGATTCTGGGGTGTATGGTTTATTGTTAGACAGTGAAAGCGACTTGGTTTATCCAGATAATCAGTGGCTATCGATAGAAGGAGTTATTGATTCGCAATATTATGAACCATTTGGACAAACCTTGCCAACTGTCAAAGTTGAAAAAACAACAAAAATTTCCCCGCCTAAAAATGAATACGTGTACAGATTATTCTAA
- a CDS encoding DEAD/DEAH box helicase, giving the protein MSSFEKLGINQSIIKALNLMGYEQPTKVQSEVIPVFKEGQDILVKSQTGSGKTAAFGIPLVDMVEWEERAPQGLVLAPTRELALQIQAEIFNLGRFKRMKVEAVFGRSSFEQQEKMLKQRTHIVVATPGRLLDHVKRGTIDLSKIKYLVIDEADEMLDMGFVEQIEAVIKALPNKHQTALFSATMPDRIKELVDRYLTVPKMIEVSSANQVQKRIEQVYYNVLEDDKLQLLLDVIVVENPDTSIIFCNTRDAVEEVVDALEQLGAKPEMLHGGMEQRDRTKTINEFKQGYFRYLVATDVAARGLDVTDVTLVVNFDLPDKVENYTHRIGRTARFENSGRALVFVNQFDERRFSAIRESYSDIQQFMAPKEELVISQMSSFSAKQNRQPELKALKELVFKDEIMKLHINAGKKTKMRAGDVVGAICNIDGLSGDDIGVISLLDVSTFVEILNGKGDKVLKELQSMPIKGRMRRVNKANESQYEKEMTNRNK; this is encoded by the coding sequence ATGTCATCATTTGAAAAGTTAGGAATCAATCAGTCAATCATCAAGGCTTTAAACTTGATGGGATATGAACAGCCAACAAAGGTTCAATCTGAAGTGATTCCGGTATTTAAAGAAGGTCAAGATATTTTAGTTAAATCTCAGACGGGAAGTGGTAAGACAGCGGCGTTTGGGATACCTTTAGTCGATATGGTCGAGTGGGAAGAACGTGCACCGCAAGGGTTAGTTTTAGCACCAACACGTGAACTTGCTTTGCAAATTCAAGCTGAAATTTTCAATCTTGGTCGTTTTAAGAGAATGAAGGTTGAGGCAGTTTTTGGTAGAAGTTCATTTGAACAACAAGAGAAAATGTTGAAACAACGAACGCATATTGTGGTTGCAACACCAGGTCGTTTATTAGATCATGTTAAACGTGGGACAATAGACCTCTCTAAAATTAAATATCTAGTGATAGATGAAGCCGATGAAATGCTCGATATGGGATTTGTTGAACAAATTGAAGCTGTGATTAAGGCGCTACCTAATAAGCATCAAACAGCTTTATTTTCGGCTACAATGCCCGATAGAATTAAGGAATTAGTTGATAGATATTTGACTGTTCCAAAAATGATTGAAGTTAGCTCTGCTAACCAAGTGCAAAAAAGAATTGAGCAAGTCTACTATAATGTGTTGGAAGATGATAAGCTCCAATTATTATTGGATGTAATAGTGGTTGAAAATCCTGATACATCTATTATTTTTTGTAACACTCGCGATGCAGTTGAAGAGGTTGTGGATGCATTAGAGCAATTAGGTGCCAAACCTGAAATGTTACATGGTGGCATGGAGCAGCGAGATCGGACAAAAACGATTAATGAATTTAAACAAGGATATTTCCGTTATTTAGTGGCAACTGATGTTGCTGCTCGTGGCTTAGATGTGACTGATGTTACTTTAGTTGTTAATTTTGATTTACCTGATAAGGTAGAAAATTATACTCATAGAATTGGGCGTACAGCACGATTTGAGAATTCAGGTAGAGCGTTAGTATTTGTGAATCAATTTGACGAAAGGCGCTTTTCGGCAATTAGAGAAAGTTATTCCGATATTCAACAGTTTATGGCTCCTAAAGAAGAGCTAGTTATTTCTCAAATGTCATCATTTTCAGCTAAACAAAATCGTCAACCAGAATTAAAAGCATTAAAGGAATTAGTTTTTAAAGATGAGATCATGAAGCTTCACATCAATGCTGGTAAGAAGACTAAGATGCGTGCAGGCGATGTCGTTGGAGCTATCTGTAATATTGATGGTCTATCTGGAGATGATATTGGTGTGATTAGTCTGTTAGATGTTTCGACGTTTGTTGAAATTTTAAATGGTAAGGGTGATAAGGTTCTTAAGGAATTACAGTCCATGCCGATTAAAGGTCGAATGCGTCGTGTTAACAAAGCAAATGAAAGTCAATATGAGAAGGAAATGACTAATAGAAATAAATAA
- a CDS encoding XRE family transcriptional regulator yields the protein MTIYEKIKLLVSEKENLTVSKLEQELNFGSGTIRRWQETIPGVDKLLKVANYFEIPITLLLDDQKQFNLEAQYKPFTIEIAQLITQLSEADRQYLLKEMIEYGTFQKQKLKKK from the coding sequence ATGACTATTTACGAAAAAATAAAATTACTAGTTTCTGAGAAAGAGAATCTAACTGTCTCTAAGTTAGAACAAGAACTAAACTTCGGTAGTGGCACTATCAGGCGGTGGCAGGAAACGATTCCTGGTGTTGATAAATTATTAAAAGTGGCTAACTACTTTGAAATTCCTATTACACTACTACTTGACGACCAAAAACAATTTAATTTGGAAGCACAGTATAAACCATTCACTATTGAAATAGCCCAACTAATCACGCAATTAAGCGAAGCTGACCGACAATATTTATTAAAAGAAATGATTGAGTATGGAACCTTCCAAAAACAAAAATTAAAAAAGAAGTAG
- a CDS encoding DUF3114 domain-containing protein → MPLNFFKKEINLQEQSVNDYILTITKQLETLKVELSDLKDTDASVNQQQAITNLVANYTPLIEGLQLAFDTLNVSNTELTQSYFAEVKGRKIKSKFLTHRKNKLSLKLNALAHKNKSTFTSWRYHRLSNKHKAIELQLLSLTKLDHLEPDTFSEIEIIQRQLSVGFRNLEQGNTLVNTLDKNSPWLKELEQAQINRIWNQWYQEKKSLPLDSLSEMTKEAYNSFEPIMFYTLYYYDGWDIPAIAAFNNYLIQQITSDELSAQQVMTDLMTKQRQQVGSPAYLILFRNSHYSPLKKIELMLNQLGGEIDEFKFLQLSGPFEIYKDLSPHSRFIELLCQTVRDAYFKREIDSRRLHQFRMYLDRQNLNYIRNNFPSKRDDLSLLNYIKAPLPKGLAGQSLIRERGRLHNKVPDTRNYSDYILEFSTIKRLTPNFHSEFILDNNGMFVSQWNVLKIKNNRVISDPDAYEWTENFERQILNTESLNYATKNDAEHKRLDSIPPEKYDYLIRDKASKTWSSPTLNQYSFKQVDNKKNRKV, encoded by the coding sequence ATGCCACTAAATTTTTTTAAAAAAGAAATTAATCTTCAAGAACAATCTGTTAATGACTATATATTAACCATCACAAAACAGTTAGAGACTTTAAAGGTTGAACTATCAGACTTAAAGGACACCGACGCATCAGTAAATCAACAACAAGCTATTACCAATTTGGTTGCAAATTACACACCATTAATTGAGGGTCTCCAACTTGCATTTGACACACTGAATGTATCAAATACTGAGTTAACTCAAAGTTATTTCGCTGAGGTTAAAGGACGAAAAATCAAAAGTAAATTCTTGACCCATCGAAAAAATAAATTAAGCCTCAAATTAAATGCTCTCGCACATAAAAACAAATCAACCTTTACTAGTTGGCGTTATCACAGACTATCAAACAAACATAAAGCTATTGAACTACAACTTCTTTCACTGACTAAATTAGATCACTTAGAACCTGATACGTTTTCAGAAATAGAGATTATTCAACGGCAATTAAGCGTTGGCTTCAGAAACCTTGAACAAGGCAATACATTAGTAAATACTTTAGATAAAAACTCCCCTTGGCTAAAAGAATTAGAACAAGCTCAAATTAATCGGATTTGGAATCAATGGTACCAAGAAAAGAAGAGCTTGCCATTAGACTCTCTTTCTGAAATGACGAAAGAAGCATACAATTCATTTGAACCAATTATGTTTTACACACTCTATTATTATGATGGTTGGGATATTCCTGCTATTGCGGCATTTAATAATTATTTAATTCAACAAATTACATCAGATGAATTATCAGCACAGCAAGTGATGACTGACTTAATGACCAAGCAACGGCAACAAGTCGGATCCCCAGCCTATTTAATTCTATTCCGAAATAGTCATTACTCACCTTTGAAAAAAATCGAGTTAATGCTTAATCAGCTCGGCGGGGAAATTGATGAGTTTAAGTTCTTACAACTTAGCGGACCATTTGAAATTTACAAAGACCTAAGCCCCCACAGTCGTTTTATCGAACTTCTTTGCCAAACGGTTCGTGATGCCTATTTTAAACGTGAAATCGATTCACGGAGACTTCATCAATTTAGAATGTATTTAGATCGTCAAAATTTAAATTATATTCGTAACAACTTCCCGTCAAAAAGAGACGACCTTTCACTTCTGAATTATATAAAAGCCCCTCTACCTAAAGGTTTGGCTGGTCAAAGTTTAATTAGAGAGCGTGGTCGACTTCATAATAAAGTACCAGATACGCGAAATTACAGTGACTATATCTTAGAATTTTCCACAATTAAAAGACTAACCCCCAACTTTCATTCAGAATTTATCTTGGATAATAATGGCATGTTTGTTAGTCAGTGGAACGTCTTGAAAATCAAAAACAACCGAGTCATTAGTGATCCTGATGCTTACGAATGGACTGAAAATTTCGAACGTCAGATATTAAATACCGAGTCCCTAAACTATGCAACTAAAAACGATGCTGAACATAAACGATTAGATAGTATCCCGCCAGAGAAATATGATTACCTAATTCGTGACAAGGCGAGTAAAACATGGTCCAGTCCAACTTTGAACCAATATTCATTTAAACAAGTCGATAATAAAAAAAACAGAAAAGTCTAG
- a CDS encoding rhodanese-related sulfurtransferase, which translates to MQNYQVLLYYQYAEIKDPVQFAKEHLEFCRSLNLKGRILVGEEGINGTLSGLIEDTNKYMEVMNDNPLFKDMIFKVDMADNHAFKKMFVRPRKEIVSLNLEDDINPLELTGAYLSAKEFKDAILDDNTVVIDARNDYEFDLGHFRGAVRPDIKSFRELPQWIRDNKEEFMDKRVVTYCTGGIRCEKFSGWLVKEGFKDVGQLHGGIATYSRDEEVRGELWDGTMYVFDERISVPINHVEPTIVGRDWFDDTPCERYVNCANPFCNRQILTSEENEAKYLRGCSPECRSHEKNRYVKEHNLTHDEWEARLAVLNESLESVKA; encoded by the coding sequence ATGCAAAACTATCAAGTATTACTGTATTACCAATATGCAGAAATCAAAGATCCAGTTCAATTCGCTAAAGAACATTTAGAGTTCTGTCGCTCACTTAACTTAAAAGGACGTATTTTAGTTGGTGAAGAAGGAATTAACGGGACTTTGTCTGGTTTAATTGAAGACACAAACAAATATATGGAAGTTATGAATGATAATCCGCTATTTAAAGATATGATTTTCAAAGTTGATATGGCTGACAACCACGCTTTCAAAAAAATGTTCGTTCGTCCTAGAAAGGAAATTGTTTCTTTAAACCTTGAAGATGATATCAACCCACTTGAACTAACAGGTGCTTACTTATCTGCTAAAGAATTTAAAGACGCTATTTTAGATGACAATACTGTCGTGATTGACGCTCGTAATGATTATGAATTTGATTTAGGTCATTTTCGTGGAGCCGTTCGTCCAGATATTAAATCATTTAGAGAACTACCACAATGGATTCGTGATAACAAAGAGGAATTTATGGATAAACGCGTGGTGACATATTGTACCGGTGGTATTCGTTGCGAGAAGTTTTCTGGTTGGTTAGTTAAAGAAGGTTTTAAAGATGTCGGTCAACTTCACGGTGGCATCGCTACATACAGTCGTGATGAAGAAGTTCGTGGTGAACTTTGGGATGGGACAATGTACGTCTTTGATGAACGTATTTCAGTTCCCATTAATCATGTCGAACCTACGATTGTTGGTCGTGATTGGTTTGATGACACGCCATGTGAGCGCTATGTCAACTGTGCTAATCCTTTCTGTAACCGTCAAATTTTGACATCAGAAGAGAATGAAGCAAAATACCTCCGTGGATGTTCTCCAGAATGTCGCTCTCACGAGAAAAATAGATATGTTAAAGAACATAATCTAACTCATGATGAATGGGAAGCTAGATTAGCTGTCTTAAACGAATCGCTTGAATCAGTAAAAGCATAA
- a CDS encoding response regulator transcription factor — MNVLMIEDNESVSEMMQMFFLNENWEATFKADGQEGLNAFLDNPEKWDMVTLDLNLPGLDGVSVCREIRKVSATVPVIMLTARDSESDQVIGLEMGADDYVTKPFSPLTLIARIKALHRRAELSKGVVVSDVDAANYDIVTTHFKMNTKTREVYLDDALIQGLTPKEFDLLYTLAKKPRQVFSREQLLEMVWDYQYFGDERTVDAHIKKLRQKIEKVGPQVIQTVWGVGYKFDDSGADS; from the coding sequence ATGAACGTTTTAATGATTGAAGATAACGAATCTGTATCAGAAATGATGCAGATGTTTTTCTTAAATGAAAACTGGGAGGCAACATTTAAAGCGGATGGTCAAGAAGGACTGAATGCTTTTCTAGATAACCCTGAAAAATGGGACATGGTGACGCTGGATTTAAATCTACCAGGATTAGATGGGGTTTCTGTTTGTCGTGAAATTCGTAAAGTTTCTGCTACGGTGCCAGTCATCATGTTGACGGCGCGTGATTCAGAAAGTGACCAAGTGATTGGTCTTGAGATGGGAGCAGATGACTACGTCACAAAACCATTTAGCCCTTTGACTTTGATTGCTCGTATCAAAGCGTTACATCGTCGTGCAGAATTATCCAAAGGAGTGGTTGTTTCGGATGTTGATGCTGCAAACTATGATATCGTGACAACTCATTTTAAAATGAATACGAAAACACGTGAAGTTTATCTAGATGACGCTTTAATTCAAGGATTAACACCGAAAGAATTTGATTTACTTTACACTTTAGCTAAGAAACCCCGCCAAGTTTTTTCCCGTGAACAATTATTAGAAATGGTTTGGGATTATCAATACTTTGGTGATGAACGGACAGTAGATGCTCATATCAAAAAACTCCGTCAAAAGATTGAAAAAGTCGGACCCCAAGTCATTCAAACTGTTTGGGGTGTAGGCTATAAATTTGATGATTCAGGAGCGGACAGTTAA